The Paramormyrops kingsleyae isolate MSU_618 chromosome 12, PKINGS_0.4, whole genome shotgun sequence region GGCCAACTGAGGCTCCCAACCATGCAGAAGAGCAGGAGGCGAGGATCCTGATGGACAGGGTGGCTGATGGTCACACCAAAGAAGCGGTGGAACCCCACTCCGATGTGGTCCATTCGGGCCAGCAAATGGGAGAGCAAGCAAAGAGGCTTCAGACCTGCATGGAAAACTGGAAAAATGTGCTAGATGCCACCACAGATGACTTTGGGGAGGAGAACATTGTGCTGGAGGAGGTTTCCCAGGAGATAAAGGAGATGGAGACAACACTTTGCCAAAACATGACTGGAGACAAAAATATTCAGAGAGAATGGAAGGAGATGGTACCTCAAAAGAGCACCACCGATGGTGACGAGTCAGCTGTGCAGGTAGGAACTCGCGTGATAACAGAACCAATGTGTGTTATCTGTGAAGGCCTATGTGTGTTATCTGTGAAGGCCAGACGTGTCCTTTATCAAGTCTATTAAAGGTATGTGCAGAGATCAGCTACATGCCTGAAACTGAAGGTCAAAAAGAGGAACAGAGGAACTATTTAAATGGGACATGGCAGGTGTGTGAAGTCTCCAGGCATGCAGCCAGTGATGAGGCCCTGGGCCGCTATGAATTGTGTAGGAGTTCCAGGGCCAGCTGTCCAACAGAGCCACTGGGCTTAGTGGAGGCTTTGGTGCAGCTGCAGTACCAGCCATTCGGCCAGGAGCAGCTTATGAATGACATAGATAAGGGGATGCTGGCCACACCCAATCTGGAGCAGGCCACCAGGCACTGCTGTGAAGACAGATGCTCCATAATGGGGGGCCGTGAGAGGTAGACGAGGGTCAGAAGCACTCAGGGCTGTGGTGTCATGGCCCAGGTGGGCCTCAGAATGGCAGCGGGAAATCCAGGCTAACAGCCAACACCTCTGATCCCCAAGCCAAGGACACAGAGCCAACTGGCTTCTTGTCAGACCTTAGTGTGGTCAGTGAGGACAAGGAGGACACTTGTATGCAGGAGACACGGGATCTGGATGctcagctgtggggggggggggggaacagcaGAGCTGCATGCATGTGATGAAGGAGAGCGACAGGTGGGGGATGGGTGTCAGCtgctgggggaggaggggcgggagggggggccAGCAGGCAGCATCCCAGCCCAGAGGAGCCCAGCCCATGGGGCTGCTCTGTCATGGCAGTCCCAGAGTTCCCAGAAATCCCTGGTCCTTGACAAAGAGCTGACCGCTGCCAAGGAAGAAAAAACCCAAAGGAGCCAGCAGCAGGAGCCCCCCGCCCTGCGGAGCCCCCCACCCTGCGGAGCCCCCTGCAGAACTTACAGGAGGGGCGTGGCGTTAACCGCTCACACATCCGCTGGGAGTAACATCACTATCACTATCGGTTCACTAGTATCAAACCTGGCTGACGCCCATGACATAAGCAAGCAAGTTACACAAACTGAATAAACGTGCCACAGAATGCACTTGATTTTGTTCATGTGTTTTAACCAGGGCAGCATGCAGTGTGATGATTAAGGGTAAGGATCCGTAACCATGGCAGCTTTCTGCCCCCTGAGGACCCTGAGGTCGTACCCAATCTTCAGGAAAATGGCCAGTTCTTTAAATGAGTAAGAACTCAAATTCTCTCTGATAAAGCCATTAACTGTAAATTGCTGCATATGACACGTTGACTTGAATCTGATTCCAGCATTGCCTTGTAAGTTATGCTAGGAGAATAGAGGGGGTACTAGGAGACTGTAACTCTCTTTGTGGTGAGAAGTGTCTCGGGGAACCGGAGAGGTTTCATTACCCGTCTGATCCTCCCATAGTGACTGAGCAGCTCCTCTTTCTCCTGAATAATTGAGAAATGCAGGGGGCCGCTTGGCTGTGCGCTAGGCCAGAGCCTCCCACCCAAGTGCCTCTGCGGGCatgtcgggggggtgggggggctacTGACATTTAGGTGTCACCATGGGGCCCTCAGAGGACCCAGGGAGCAGAAAAAGAGAGACGCGTAGATGAAGGTACAGGAGGGAGAAGCTGGAGAACCAAGACCAGGAGGgacagtgacagtgacccaAGCAGGGTGCGACATTGGGAGTCAGTGAGCAGGAcgtggagagtgtgtgtgtgtgtgtgtgtgtgtgtgtgtgtgtgtgtgtgtgtgtgtgtgtgtgtgtgtgtgtcgcctGGTGGCACCCTGAGCTGCAGAAGAGGCGTTGTTGATTGTCACAGCCTGGTCATTTCAGGATCTGGAGCTGCCCTGCAGGGAGAGGGGAATTTCACCCCCGGAGGAACTTGAAACGGAGGTGACACCGGAACTACAGGTCCTGTTCCAGCGGGTCAAGGTTCTGGAACATAGCCTTGGGGACAATGTCAACAGCTTCATGGCGTCCAAGGAGGCCCTCAAGAACCGGTACGTTGCTGCTGATTAACAGAATAGCCTACGGAGTAACTGTTTCTGTGTATAAACACCTAGAAGTAGTATTGTGAGTCAGCTATTGCTGAAGGCAGCTAAACTATTGTTATCTAACTGTACCGTGGTTTGTTTACTGAAATGATTGGCCTACAGTTAGCTGACATCTGCACTTTTAAGTGGCTTATTGTTAGCCACAGAGTTGTTTTTCCTGAAAATATTAGCAGTGCTCTCAGTTGTGTTTTCAGAGACATTTGGCTTATTATTGTCTAAAATGATCGTTGTTTATGCTCAAATATTAGATGACAAATAGTTAGAAAACTTTTTTTATGTAGAATTTGAATTTCGATGATTTTAGTTCCTGAAGGGGGTTCGTTTCCGAATCTAGACGGTCCATGAAGCATATCAGTAACACGTCGTGCTGTTTCCTGGCTTATATTAGCTTGATAGCTGTCAGAGAGTAAGATTCTGAGTGGAGCTGACCTGGAGCTCATACAGTACACGTGTGACAGGATCAGAGAGCTGGGGGCATCCGAGCGGAAGCTGCTGGTGAGGATGGGGGACCTGATGGAGCAGGTTGCAGCCCCGAGTGCAGCGGTGTCCCGGCAGAGACAGGAGGAGAGGCTCGGCATGCTGAGGGAGGACGTGCAGAGTTTGGTAAGGAGCCTCCCACCCAAGAAGGCAGCTAATCCCCGAGCTTTCAGTGTCACGGCCTACAGAGCTGTACTCCGCTGCAGGCCTTCGGGTGTGTAAGTCAGAGGTATGTGACTGAATAAAAAAGCTTTGCTTCATGTGATCCtggtaaacaaacaaacaaataaggaaGGGAGTTGTCGTTATTTTTGTGGGGAATACAGAGCATTTCAAAATGGCTGCTGATGGTCACGGCTGGCTCTGCCTTGTCAGACGCCTTAGCTTTACTTGGGAGGAAAAGcgatgatcatttcacttcctccacCATGCAGGTAATCCAGGGGCCCTAGGCAGCTGCGCACTCTGCCTGTAGCTCGAGCCGGTCCTGCTGAAGGCGAAGGCGTTACGGTGCGTAGGGAGCGTGTGACCTGAGCCGCTTCTCCTTCCAGAGGACGGAGAAGGAGAGGAGCGAGAGGGTGTGGAAGGAGCGGCTGAGGCGATGTCAGGAGCAGCTGAGAACCAAGGAGGAGGAGATGAAGATGCAGAGCGACTACTTTGAGCACTTCAAGCTGAAGCAGCAGCGGAAGCTGCGCCTGGCCCGGGAGTACGAGCACGCCCTCCGGAGGCGGGTGTACGAACTGGAGAGGGAGGCCGTGGACCTGACGGCCACGGGCGCGCTGCTGCGTGCCGAGCTGGTGCGGCGGCCAAGTGGGGAGCCGCCTGAGCAGGAAGGCTGGGAGGAGGAGAGGGACAAGCTAAACGTGTTGATCAGCGGCCTGCAGGAGGACCTGCGGGAGCTGCTGGGGTGCGAGGAGGCGGGCCAGGAGGAGCGGCGTGCGCTGCTGGAGCGTCTGCAGGCCGCCGAGGATAACGGGGAGTTCCTGTCCCACCGGCTGGAGGACCTGCGCTCCCGCATCCAGCAGCTGCGGCTGTCAGAGGAGCGGCTGCAggcggagctggaggagctggctgAGGAGAACGGGCAGCTCCAGATCCGGGCCCGTAGGGGGCGCCAgacgctgcctgggatagagAATGGACTCCAGGAAGCCATCCTAAGGGATGGTAATAATGAGGTGAGGACTGAAACCGCCGCCTCATCTCTCACTCAGTGTGGAATAAGTGTGATTTTATAATTCAAGCAGACATGGAGCTTAGCCCCGCAGCTAATGGATACACTGTCAGCCTCACATAGGCAAAGCACTTCAGAGTGACAGACAGCCAGCTAGCAGGCGCAGGATGGCTCCgcaagagggagagagagcagcagcaTATGGAAAAGGATTATGGGTGGCCGATTCAGTGCTAAACCGCGAGTGCGCTCTGATGGATATAATCCCCTGAATCGCAGATGTTCAAAGTCCAGCACTCCTAGGCCTGTCGATTTTAATTAGCCGTGGGAGACCTCATTAATAAGGCAAGGGGTACCAGGTCTGACTGCTTCTCATGGACAGTCCTCTGGGTTAATGttttgtggtggggggaggggaatgTTGGTTATGTGGCAGAATGATTAGCCTGGCTTGTATACCCTGTTGAGGATAAATGGTTTTagttggtttttttttatttaacaactAAAATTCCAGCAGACAAGCATTGTCTCACATTTCCACGTTGTCGTCTCAGACTGCTGACATCACTGCTATTGAAAAGCTGCTGCAGCTGAAGTGGGAAGCTGTCCTGGACCCGGCTAGAACTAAAGGCGCCCAAACCCCATCCATGACGCAGTGCATCCAGGAGGCCGTCGTGGTTTCCAGTGTGTATAAGCTAAACCAAATGTTTCTCTTCCTTTCCAAGAGCTTATAACCCTTGTGAAGTTTCTCAAAGCTCCAATAAGACATTGCACTGCAGTGCATATCTCCAGTTAGAAGATGCATGGGGATATTattgtgttttatattatatataaatatatatattatatgtgaTTTATTCCCTGAAGATTGGCTCATTCTATTTGTGATTGGTTTTGACAGAACTGATCCCTGAGATGTCCAGGTCTCAGTCCGGCTCTCATGAGGGATTCTTAGAGATATCCTTCCTCCCACTGCTGGAGACCAACTCCTTAAGCTTGGCGGAGATCATGCAGAACCTCCGCTGCGGGGGGGAGGAGCAGGTAGTGATCCACTGTCACCAGAGGGCTGTGCATGTCAGATCCTTGCTGGCTAACTGCTGGGGTTGGAATACAGTAATGTTTAAACTGAGAACGTAGTGAAATATATTAGTAATTAGTGCACTAGAagttaaggtttttttttttttacacctaTGGGTGTAAAAACTACATTAAACTATCCTGTTCATTGTCAGGCCCACCAAAATATGGAACAGCTGGAGTCACTTAAGAGGGTGTTGGTGTCGTGGCCAGGGGTGGTCGATCACTCCCAGAATGAAGAGGGTGATCTGTCCTTGCATAAAGAGGTGATGGCCGTTCAATTTCCACCAGACCTTGTGAATCTGTTTGGGAGCCAACTCCAGAATTCTAACATCATATCACTGGTCTCTAAAACTATGGACGTGGATTGTAATTCTGTGGACAATGATCCACCTGCCACGGAGCTCTCCTGTAGTTCATACACCTGTGACAGGTTCAAGCCCACAAATGAGGAAATAAAGTTACTAAATGAAGCTGTGCATCTGCAATCTGAGATAGGGAGTCTCTCTAACAGCAAAAAAGAACCGGAGTCACTTGTGCACGGCAAGGAGGAGGCCGTGCAGAGGCTGTCAGAGGAGAATGCTCAGTTACAACGCAATGGGACAGGCAGCTGCTACAGCCAAGGGTCCTATGAGGACCCAGTGATACTGAGCTGTGAGAAGGATGAGCTGCACCTGGAAACACTGAAGAACAACTGGAGGCAGGAAAATAAGGTACTTGGCCGGCGCAACGAAGAACTTCTGGGACAGCTAGCCCAGCTGGAAGGTGAGCACGAGCGGGAACTGGCCCAGCTGAGGCTGCAGGTGACCATGCTGGAGAAGGAGGTAGCTTGTTTGGAGGAGGAAAACAAGGAACACTGCTGTGCAGCAGAGGAGGACCGGAAAGCCATCAAGGAGCTGCAGGACGCTCTGCGGATGAGAAGCGAAGAGCTGGGAACCTCGCGGCAGAAACAGGAGGAGGACATGGCTCTTATTGCTGAGCTCCGGGAAACCCAACGCAAGAAGACAGAGCAATCTGTGCTCCTGGAGGATGTGACAAGCCATATCTCCTACGATGCTTCTGCAGGAACCTGGAAAGAGCCTCAGGTGGAGGAGAGCAAAGAAATACAGAAGGAGCAGCAGAAGGTCCTCAGGATGAGCTCAGACGCACAGACACTCAGGAATGGAGGGAGCCAAGAGGTGACTTCCCCTAGGAGCGACATCAGCATCTTGTCCTTGTTTAGGAGCACCTCAGTAGAGGGCAAGAACCTAAAAGAGGAGGGGCCACCTGACGCTGGCACGTCTACAGATGGAATTCAGCAGAACCCAGAGCTCAAAAACCGTCTAGGAACCAACAAGGGTGTGAAGCAGAGTGTACAGAAAACAAGAGTAGTATTCAGATTATCTAGAGAGCCTCAGAAGCTACTGCAGTGCACACCAACGAGGGAAAGGGATGTGTCTCCTCAAAACGACAAAGTTACACAACAAAGCCACACGACTATCTACTCATACAAAACAGTCAACCTTGGAACAACCTTGCAGGTAATGATAATCTTGTACAGAATGAGGACAACATGTATAATATAAATGGGATAATATAAATATAGGACAATTAATATTCTCATGGTGGTAGctattaattttacatttttattgtggAGCTTGTCTTTAAAGATTTACTGAAATATCTGCATTGTCAGGAAGGGCCTGATGTTGCAGAGGAGCTGAACGGTGTGAGGAAGGAGCTGgcagccactgcagcagaccTACAGCGATCTCAAGAATACCTGGATAGGGCTAAAAGTGAGGTACGCAGCCATTAGTCTCCAGTGACCATGATATTCCGGCATGGAGGATAGATTTTACTGACCATGATCCCAATGAAAACTATGTGTGATGAAGAAAGAGCAGGACAATGTCTTCAATTGGCCATGTTAGATTGTCTGCAGTGGTCTCCCTGCAAGCTAGAATTAAGGATGATACAGTGGGCAAATTGGTATTACCTTAAGCATCATTTGTCTTGCTAGGCCCAGA contains the following coding sequences:
- the LOC111836207 gene encoding uncharacterized protein isoform X4, whose protein sequence is MEGECKTEVRLREPRGVPEVSREAIDLLRASVKPAAVTSSGDVPETPRENMQTLESCPGDEGHVDVAGRRFWEVWNGVSDLGCFPWKCEPREWMRTQSLTQKCQQDQLLAVSCVRKRAGAVLGPTEAPNHAEEQEARILMDRVADGHTKEAVEPHSDVVHSGQQMGEQAKRLQTCMENWKNVLDATTDDFGEENIVLEEVSQEIKEMETTLCQNMTGDKNIQREWKEMVPQKSTTDGDESAVQDLELPCRERGISPPEELETEVTPELQVLFQRVKVLEHSLGDNVNSFMASKEALKNRIRELGASERKLLVRMGDLMEQVAAPSAAVSRQRQEERLGMLREDVQSLRTEKERSERVWKERLRRCQEQLRTKEEEMKMQSDYFEHFKLKQQRKLRLAREYEHALRRRVYELEREAVDLTATGALLRAELVRRPSGEPPEQEGWEEERDKLNVLISGLQEDLRELLGCEEAGQEERRALLERLQAAEDNGEFLSHRLEDLRSRIQQLRLSEERLQAELEELAEENGQLQIRARRGRQTLPGIENGLQEAILRDGNNETADITAIEKLLQLKWEAVLDPARTKGAQTPSMTQCIQEAVVVSKLIPEMSRSQSGSHEGFLEISFLPLLETNSLSLAEIMQNLRCGGEEQAHQNMEQLESLKRVLVSWPGVVDHSQNEEGDLSLHKEVMAVQFPPDLVNLFGSQLQNSNIISLVSKTMDVDCNSVDNDPPATELSCSSYTCDRFKPTNEEIKLLNEAVHLQSEIGSLSNSKKEPESLVHGKEEAVQRLSEENAQLQRNGTGSCYSQGSYEDPVILSCEKDELHLETLKNNWRQENKVLGRRNEELLGQLAQLEGEHERELAQLRLQVTMLEKEVACLEEENKEHCCAAEEDRKAIKELQDALRMRSEELGTSRQKQEEDMALIAELRETQRKKTEQSVLLEDVTSHISYDASAGTWKEPQVEESKEIQKEQQKVLRMSSDAQTLRNGGSQEVTSPRSDISILSLFRSTSVEGKNLKEEGPPDAGTSTDGIQQNPELKNRLGTNKGVKQSVQKTRVVFRLSREPQKLLQCTPTRERDVSPQNDKVTQQSHTTIYSYKTVNLGTTLQEGPDVAEELNGVRKELAATAADLQRSQEYLDRAKSEAQKWYRELGLVESRREEAEKKASQALNELRRVKVCLKESEGMKKENSELKDEVEELRRQMTHLEKEHMNAVSMSTRQEEKLVSLLTCLDAKCGTEDGQRAKSLSLEGYESALETWCDTIKNLKVHYDDIKYQFEELRKKKTQCDLDMAPLKARLACVVQKCRERNSLIVQLVRARRRCGCIPQPLMQEAEDLVNDTALLEYSSAFGPTAAAVQDNLRESLGAGRTDSAEADLWSSAHGSLMEKATPLSYRLCVAKTDYRPSPDMPQTALPILPLSAGEEVQVAGIPDGRGLCRAEVRGEPGLVPACFLEEKDASRQSPPPGSDPAGCPARLTGPEKILEVHRQLQRLHRSNYQILPLAECNSKPELGHFSASAQFQSQHALCGLSKASGAARSTPPFHRKGEVRRGERQEPQQERRSDFAEPVGTAAKDVPVMLNNVRPPGGDVCRAAAEDRLPDRANMAATPNALSPEDRSLRAKLEPPAPVVSLKVMKTVGQSGLMIGWERPPLDELGCSNGTFVSM
- the LOC111836207 gene encoding uncharacterized protein isoform X1, with the protein product MEGECKTEVRLREPRGVPEVSREAIDLLRASVKPAAVTSSGDVPETPRENMQTLESCPGDEGHVDVAGRRFWEVWNGVSDLGCFPWKCEPREWMRTQSLTQKCQQDQLLAVSCVRKRAGAVLGPTEAPNHAEEQEARILMDRVADGHTKEAVEPHSDVVHSGQQMGEQAKRLQTCMENWKNVLDATTDDFGEENIVLEEVSQEIKEMETTLCQNMTGDKNIQREWKEMVPQKSTTDGDESAVQDLELPCRERGISPPEELETEVTPELQVLFQRVKVLEHSLGDNVNSFMASKEALKNRIRELGASERKLLVRMGDLMEQVAAPSAAVSRQRQEERLGMLREDVQSLRTEKERSERVWKERLRRCQEQLRTKEEEMKMQSDYFEHFKLKQQRKLRLAREYEHALRRRVYELEREAVDLTATGALLRAELVRRPSGEPPEQEGWEEERDKLNVLISGLQEDLRELLGCEEAGQEERRALLERLQAAEDNGEFLSHRLEDLRSRIQQLRLSEERLQAELEELAEENGQLQIRARRGRQTLPGIENGLQEAILRDGNNETADITAIEKLLQLKWEAVLDPARTKGAQTPSMTQCIQEAVVVSKLIPEMSRSQSGSHEGFLEISFLPLLETNSLSLAEIMQNLRCGGEEQAHQNMEQLESLKRVLVSWPGVVDHSQNEEGDLSLHKEVMAVQFPPDLVNLFGSQLQNSNIISLVSKTMDVDCNSVDNDPPATELSCSSYTCDRFKPTNEEIKLLNEAVHLQSEIGSLSNSKKEPESLVHGKEEAVQRLSEENAQLQRNGTGSCYSQGSYEDPVILSCEKDELHLETLKNNWRQENKVLGRRNEELLGQLAQLEGEHERELAQLRLQVTMLEKEVACLEEENKEHCCAAEEDRKAIKELQDALRMRSEELGTSRQKQEEDMALIAELRETQRKKTEQSVLLEDVTSHISYDASAGTWKEPQVEESKEIQKEQQKVLRMSSDAQTLRNGGSQEVTSPRSDISILSLFRSTSVEGKNLKEEGPPDAGTSTDGIQQNPELKNRLGTNKGVKQSVQKTRVVFRLSREPQKLLQCTPTRERDVSPQNDKVTQQSHTTIYSYKTVNLGTTLQEGPDVAEELNGVRKELAATAADLQRSQEYLDRAKSEAQKWYRELGLVESRREEAEKKASQALNELRRVKVCLKESEGMKKENSELKDEVEELRRQMTHLEKEHMNAVSMSTRQEEKLVSLLTCLDAKCGTEDGQRAKSLSLEGYESALETWCDTIKNLKVHYDDIKYQFEELRKKKTQCDLDMAPLKARLACVVQKCRERNSLIVQLVRARRRCGCIPQPLMQEAEDLVNDTALLEYSSAFGPTAAAVQDNLRESLGAGRTDSAEADLWSSAHGSLMEKATPLSYRLCVAKTDYRPSPDMPQTALPILPLSAGEEVQVAGIPDGRGLCRAEVRGEPGLVPACFLEEKDASRQSPPPGSDPAGCPARLTGPEKILEVHRQLQRLHRSNYQILPLAECNSKPELGHFSASAQFQSQHALCGLSKASGAARSTPPFHRKGEVRRGERQEPQQERRSDFAEPVGTAAKDVPVMLNNVRPPGGDVCRAAAEDRLPDRANMAATPNALSPEDRSLRAKLEPPAPVVSLKVMKTVGQSGLMIGWERPPLDELGCSNGTFVCGYRVYVDGEFHKSVMSSACTKAVLENLDLSVPVHISVQTLGSNGLLAEKVHILYEGSWPPTGPAPTPGAPVRRWHSWTSQPVTSRAPALKQPSLKSPTEPALCVAIYNYSPLKDSPNIHPSRELAFREGDAVWVFGEPRRDGFCDAEVNGTRGLAPMAFLEEISSRLLSEEGIGAQSKVSETHHQ
- the LOC111836207 gene encoding uncharacterized protein isoform X3; protein product: MEGECKTEVRLREPRGVPEVSREAIDLLRASVKPAAVTSSGDVPETPRENMQTLESCPGDEGHVDVAGRRFWEVWNGVSDLGCFPWKCEPREWMRTQSLTQKCQQDQLLAVSCVRKRAGAVLGPTEAPNHAEEQEARILMDRVADGHTKEAVEPHSDVVHSGQQMGEQAKRLQTCMENWKNVLDATTDDFGEENIVLEEVSQEIKEMETTLCQNMTGDKNIQREWKEMVPQKSTTDGDESAVQDLELPCRERGISPPEELETEVTPELQVLFQRVKVLEHSLGDNVNSFMASKEALKNRIRELGASERKLLVRMGDLMEQVAAPSAAVSRQRQEERLGMLREDVQSLRTEKERSERVWKERLRRCQEQLRTKEEEMKMQSDYFEHFKLKQQRKLRLAREYEHALRRRVYELEREAVDLTATGALLRAELVRRPSGEPPEQEGWEEERDKLNVLISGLQEDLRELLGCEEAGQEERRALLERLQAAEDNGEFLSHRLEDLRSRIQQLRLSEERLQAELEELAEENGQLQIRARRGRQTLPGIENGLQEAILRDGNNETADITAIEKLLQLKWEAVLDPARTKGAQTPSMTQCIQEAVVVSKLIPEMSRSQSGSHEGFLEISFLPLLETNSLSLAEIMQNLRCGGEEQAHQNMEQLESLKRVLVSWPGVVDHSQNEEGDLSLHKEVMAVQFPPDLVNLFGSQLQNSNIISLVSKTMDVDCNSVDNDPPATELSCSSYTCDRFKPTNEEIKLLNEAVHLQSEIGSLSNSKKEPESLVHGKEEAVQRLSEENAQLQRNGTGSCYSQGSYEDPVILSCEKDELHLETLKNNWRQENKVLGRRNEELLGQLAQLEGEHERELAQLRLQVTMLEKEVACLEEENKEHCCAAEEDRKAIKELQDALRMRSEELGTSRQKQEEDMALIAELRETQRKKTEQSVLLEDVTSHISYDASAGTWKEPQVEESKEIQKEQQKVLRMSSDAQTLRNGGSQEVTSPRSDISILSLFRSTSVEGKNLKEEGPPDAGTSTDGIQQNPELKNRLGTNKGVKQSVQKTRVVFRLSREPQKLLQCTPTRERDVSPQNDKVTQQSHTTIYSYKTVNLGTTLQEGPDVAEELNGVRKELAATAADLQRSQEYLDRAKSEAQKWYRELGLVESRREEAEKKASQALNELRRVKVCLKESEGMKKENSELKDEVEELRRQMTHLEKEHMNAVSMSTRQEEKLVSLLTCLDAKCGTEDGQRAKSLSLEGYESALETWCDTIKNLKVHYDDIKYQFEELRKKKTQCDLDMAPLKARLACVVQKCRERNSLIVQLVRARRRCGCIPQPLMQEAEDLVNDTALLEYSSAFGPTAAAVQDNLRESLGAGRTDSAEADLWSSAHGSLMEKATPLSYRLCVAKTDYRPSPDMPQTALPILPLSAGEEVQVAGIPDGRGLCRAEVRGEPGLVPACFLEEKDASRQSPPPGSDPAGCPARLTGPEKILEVHRQLQRLHRSNYQILPLAECNSKPELGHFSASAQFQSQHALCGLSKASGAARSTPPFHRKGEVRRGERQEPQQERRSDFAEPVGTAAKDVPVMLNNVRPPGGDVCRAAAEDRLPDRANMAATPNALSPEDRSLRAKLEPPAPVVSLKVMKTVGQSGLMIGWERPPLDELGCSNGTFVCGYRVYVDGEFHKSVMSSACTKAVLENLDLSVPVHISVQTLGSNGLLAEKVHILYEGSWPPTGPAPTPGAPVRRWHSWTSQPVTSRAPALKQPSLKSPTEPALCVAIYNYSPLKDSPNIHPSRELAFREGDAVWVFGEPRRDGFCDAEVNGTRGLAPMAFLEEISSRLLSEE
- the LOC111836207 gene encoding uncharacterized protein isoform X2, translated to MEGECKTEVRLREPRGVPEVSREAIDLLRASVKPAAVTSSGDVPETPRENMQTLESCPGDEGHVDVAGRRFWEVWNGVSDLGCFPWKCEPREWMRTQSLTQKCQQDQLLAVSCVRKRAGAVLGPTEAPNHAEEQEARILMDRVADGHTKEAVEPHSDVVHSGQQMGEQAKRLQTCMENWKNVLDATTDDFGEENIVLEEVSQEIKEMETTLCQNMTGDKNIQREWKEMVPQKSTTDGDESAVQDLELPCRERGISPPEELETEVTPELQVLFQRVKVLEHSLGDNVNSFMASKEALKNRIRELGASERKLLVRMGDLMEQVAAPSAAVSRQRQEERLGMLREDVQSLRTEKERSERVWKERLRRCQEQLRTKEEEMKMQSDYFEHFKLKQQRKLRLAREYEHALRRRVYELEREAVDLTATGALLRAELVRRPSGEPPEQEGWEEERDKLNVLISGLQEDLRELLGCEEAGQEERRALLERLQAAEDNGEFLSHRLEDLRSRIQQLRLSEERLQAELEELAEENGQLQIRARRGRQTLPGIENGLQEAILRDGNNETADITAIEKLLQLKWEAVLDPARTKGAQTPSMTQCIQEAVVVSKLIPEMSRSQSGSHEGFLEISFLPLLETNSLSLAEIMQNLRCGGEEQAHQNMEQLESLKRVLVSWPGVVDHSQNEEGDLSLHKEVMAVQFPPDLVNLFGSQLQNSNIISLVSKTMDVDCNSVDNDPPATELSCSSYTCDRFKPTNEEIKLLNEAVHLQSEIGSLSNSKKEPESLVHGKEEAVQRLSEENAQLQRNGTGSCYSQGSYEDPVILSCEKDELHLETLKNNWRQENKVLGRRNEELLGQLAQLEGEHERELAQLRLQVTMLEKEVACLEEENKEHCCAAEEDRKAIKELQDALRMRSEELGTSRQKQEEDMALIAELRETQRKKTEQSVLLEDVTSHISYDASAGTWKEPQVEESKEIQKEQQKVLRMSSDAQTLRNGGSQEVTSPRSDISILSLFRSTSVEGKNLKEEGPPDAGTSTDGIQQNPELKNRLGTNKGVKQSVQKTRVVFRLSREPQKLLQCTPTRERDVSPQNDKVTQQSHTTIYSYKTVNLGTTLQEGPDVAEELNGVRKELAATAADLQRSQEYLDRAKSEAQKWYRELGLVESRREEAEKKASQALNELRRVKVCLKESEGMKKENSELKDEVEELRRQMTHLEKEHMNAVSMSTRQEEKLVSLLTCLDAKCGTEDGQRAKSLSLEGYESALETWCDTIKNLKVHYDDIKYQFEELRKKKTQCDLDMAPLKARLACVVQKCRERNSLIVQLVRARRRCGCIPQPLMQEAEDLVNDTALLEYSSAFGPTAAAVQDNLRESLGAGRTDSAEDLWSSAHGSLMEKATPLSYRLCVAKTDYRPSPDMPQTALPILPLSAGEEVQVAGIPDGRGLCRAEVRGEPGLVPACFLEEKDASRQSPPPGSDPAGCPARLTGPEKILEVHRQLQRLHRSNYQILPLAECNSKPELGHFSASAQFQSQHALCGLSKASGAARSTPPFHRKGEVRRGERQEPQQERRSDFAEPVGTAAKDVPVMLNNVRPPGGDVCRAAAEDRLPDRANMAATPNALSPEDRSLRAKLEPPAPVVSLKVMKTVGQSGLMIGWERPPLDELGCSNGTFVCGYRVYVDGEFHKSVMSSACTKAVLENLDLSVPVHISVQTLGSNGLLAEKVHILYEGSWPPTGPAPTPGAPVRRWHSWTSQPVTSRAPALKQPSLKSPTEPALCVAIYNYSPLKDSPNIHPSRELAFREGDAVWVFGEPRRDGFCDAEVNGTRGLAPMAFLEEISSRLLSEEGIGAQSKVSETHHQ